One Edaphobacter lichenicola DNA window includes the following coding sequences:
- a CDS encoding NAD(+)/NADH kinase → MLQAAIISKPQKPELAGILRDLIAWLEARNYHYLLDPDSAAYVSGANPIARVDLPNHKPNLVIVLGGDGTLLAAARAFARTTTPILSVNLGSLGFLTEIPLSELYSTLEAWCDNCAEIEVRSMMRAEIIRDGQIVKQWDALNDVVVAKGTIARMGDFSVEIDQQAVATFRADGIIVSTPTGSTAYNLAADGPIVMPSVNAMLVTPICPHLLTIRPIVVPGDSTVSVEVVGVPNEIYLTVDGQEAVQLKLGDLVHCQRSEAAVRLLRHSPNGLFSVLRSKLKWGER, encoded by the coding sequence ATGCTCCAGGCCGCCATTATCTCCAAACCCCAGAAGCCGGAACTCGCCGGAATCCTCCGCGATCTCATTGCGTGGCTCGAAGCTCGCAACTACCACTACCTGCTCGACCCCGACAGCGCCGCCTACGTCTCGGGCGCCAACCCCATCGCCCGCGTAGACCTCCCCAACCACAAGCCAAATCTAGTCATCGTCCTCGGTGGCGACGGCACCCTCCTCGCCGCAGCCCGGGCCTTCGCCCGCACCACCACGCCCATCCTCAGCGTCAACCTCGGCTCCCTCGGCTTCCTCACCGAGATCCCCCTCTCCGAGCTCTACTCCACCCTCGAAGCCTGGTGCGACAACTGTGCCGAGATCGAGGTTCGCAGCATGATGCGAGCCGAGATCATTCGCGACGGCCAGATCGTCAAGCAGTGGGATGCCCTCAACGACGTCGTCGTCGCCAAAGGAACCATCGCCCGCATGGGCGACTTCTCCGTCGAGATCGACCAACAGGCCGTCGCCACCTTCCGCGCCGACGGCATCATCGTCTCCACTCCCACCGGCTCGACCGCCTACAACCTCGCTGCCGACGGGCCTATTGTCATGCCCAGCGTCAACGCCATGCTGGTCACCCCCATCTGTCCCCACCTGCTCACCATTCGCCCTATCGTCGTTCCGGGCGACTCCACCGTCAGTGTCGAGGTCGTCGGTGTACCCAACGAGATCTACCTCACCGTCGACGGCCAGGAAGCAGTCCAGCTCAAGCTAGGCGACCTGGTCCACTGCCAGCGTTCGGAGGCTGCGGTCCGCCTCCTCCGCCACAGTCCCAACGGCCTCTTCAGCGTCCTCCGCTCCAAACTCAAATGGGGCGAGCGCTAA
- a CDS encoding YceI family protein, producing the protein MINRNTGRTIVKRLPDFFVVGTLFLAICAGSWTPAVAQQPPATSVQKSVETPALPAPETYKIDPRHSFAYFSAWHHLVGRVRGRFDQVSGTITVSPDPAACSVDVTIDVATISTQVSQRDDDLRSDSYFDVKKFLTMTYQGRGIHRVSADLWRMDGSLTMHGVTKVVPLTFKYSGVFADTEPNQPARVAFHGTAATKRAEFGMGARDNSTEVGNSTAPDVDIEIDVEADAKPTTP; encoded by the coding sequence ATGATCAACAGGAATACAGGAAGAACGATCGTCAAGAGACTGCCGGATTTCTTCGTAGTCGGTACTCTGTTTTTGGCAATTTGCGCGGGGTCCTGGACCCCTGCGGTGGCGCAACAGCCTCCCGCCACAAGTGTCCAAAAGAGCGTCGAAACTCCGGCGCTTCCAGCTCCGGAGACGTACAAGATAGATCCGCGTCACAGTTTTGCCTATTTCAGCGCCTGGCACCATCTGGTGGGACGTGTGCGCGGCCGTTTCGACCAAGTTTCAGGGACCATCACCGTATCGCCGGATCCAGCCGCTTGCAGCGTAGACGTCACGATCGATGTCGCTACGATCAGCACGCAGGTCAGCCAACGTGATGACGATCTTCGCAGTGACTCATATTTTGATGTGAAGAAGTTTTTGACAATGACCTATCAAGGGCGGGGCATTCATCGTGTCTCGGCAGATCTCTGGAGGATGGACGGCTCGCTGACCATGCATGGCGTTACCAAAGTAGTGCCGCTCACCTTCAAATATAGCGGCGTCTTCGCCGATACAGAGCCGAACCAGCCGGCGAGGGTCGCGTTCCATGGAACTGCAGCCACGAAGCGCGCTGAATTCGGCATGGGAGCGCGCGACAATTCGACAGAAGTGGGCAATTCAACGGCACCCGATGTCGATATCGAGATTGACGTTGAAGCAGACGCAAAACCCACTACTCCGTAA
- a CDS encoding isochorismatase family cysteine hydrolase, which yields MADTFTIDPAHTAVLSMDCQAGIVSIYTREGKDAFLVRVASVLNHARAAGMTIIHIQVGFRPGTPEISSRNALFGAIKSSEQHHRLFREPLGAIPDTIAPQGDEIVITKHRISAFAGTDLAMILRANDIDTLVLYGIATSGVVLSTLIEAADADYRLAVIGDCCADLDSALHDCLIQRFFPTRGSVFSSEGFIVASSRTDNKS from the coding sequence ATGGCTGACACATTCACGATTGATCCGGCTCACACGGCGGTCTTGAGCATGGATTGTCAAGCCGGCATCGTTTCTATTTACACCCGGGAGGGCAAAGACGCTTTTCTGGTTCGAGTCGCAAGTGTTCTCAATCATGCTCGTGCTGCTGGCATGACCATCATCCACATCCAGGTAGGTTTTCGACCGGGAACCCCTGAGATCAGCTCCCGAAATGCACTCTTCGGCGCCATTAAATCCTCAGAGCAACATCATCGGCTATTCCGGGAACCGCTTGGAGCGATCCCGGATACCATCGCACCGCAAGGCGATGAAATCGTTATAACCAAGCACCGGATCAGTGCCTTCGCCGGCACGGATCTCGCTATGATTCTTCGCGCCAATGACATCGATACCCTGGTTCTTTACGGCATTGCGACCAGTGGTGTCGTCCTTTCCACTCTCATCGAGGCTGCTGACGCCGATTACCGTCTTGCGGTCATCGGGGATTGTTGCGCTGACCTGGACTCAGCGCTTCACGATTGCCTGATCCAGCGATTCTTCCCTACACGTGGGTCGGTCTTCTCGTCTGAGGGTTTTATTGTCGCCTCCTCGAGGACGGACAATAAATCGTGA
- a CDS encoding AsmA family protein has product MGKPVRLVLIAVGAVLALIVLAAVCVPLFLNTDSFKAKIESTLTKSLGRQVTIGKVNLSVLSGSLVAENAVVADDPRFSTQPFIQADTVKIGVEILPLIFSKQVIIRGFSLGSPKIQLLRAANGTWNYSTIGTGGQQAQSAETKQAFPNLTVGEVNVENGRITVGAGPGTTGVGSGPIRVYEKVNLKVRDFSFAKAFPFEASANLPAGGSVALKGSAGPFNQQDASATAFSGNLEIKHLDPLAAGFVDASDGVTGTIDDMVLDAAWSGTQMHVTKLLVDTPKLTLVQSNGPKPPKPVKANAEGSSMLDNLTVDDAQVKNGTITLTTAGKPGSAVYSQVNAQVTNLSPKTASPFNLSGQLPNGGSVSANGTAGPFNQANNASTPVNGQVTLKHVEIGTAGVLPPDAGISGVADLQAKIQSNGQTLNAQGAATVVGIKLAKDGVPSPKPVQLQFTLTQNEQAMNGVVQQAVVTIGSAVINLSGTYQTSGASTALNMKVVGNAVSINELEAFLPSVGVHLPTGSRLQGGTLTTSLAVTGTSAAPVISGPVRIDNTVLAGFNLGSKLGALSSLTGGRIGSSTGSGTTIRSLSMNVREEGGNIRTDNIALDVAGVGTATGAGSVSAGGALNYNVVLKLTGLMGGGGGTQQASSGGGAVAGLAGALGGFIPGGGAGGAALGGLAGGVLKAGIPVAIGGTTSNPTFSPNVAGLAGAVGANAAKGLLGGQLGGQQKGKTPANPLGNALGGLLGKH; this is encoded by the coding sequence ATGGGAAAGCCGGTTCGGTTGGTCCTGATTGCGGTGGGTGCTGTTCTGGCGCTGATCGTCCTTGCGGCTGTTTGTGTGCCGCTGTTCCTCAACACGGATAGCTTCAAGGCAAAGATTGAATCGACGCTGACGAAGTCGCTGGGGCGGCAGGTGACGATCGGGAAGGTGAATCTGTCGGTGTTGTCGGGCAGCCTGGTGGCGGAGAATGCGGTGGTTGCGGACGATCCGCGGTTCAGCACGCAGCCGTTTATCCAGGCCGATACGGTGAAGATCGGGGTGGAGATCCTTCCTCTGATCTTCAGCAAGCAGGTGATCATTCGCGGGTTTTCGCTGGGGTCGCCGAAGATACAACTGCTGCGGGCGGCCAATGGGACCTGGAACTACTCCACGATTGGGACGGGCGGCCAGCAGGCGCAGAGTGCAGAGACCAAGCAGGCGTTTCCGAACCTGACGGTGGGCGAGGTGAATGTGGAGAATGGGCGGATTACCGTTGGCGCCGGACCGGGAACGACTGGGGTGGGGAGCGGGCCGATTCGCGTGTATGAAAAGGTGAATTTGAAGGTGAGGGACTTTTCTTTTGCGAAGGCGTTTCCGTTTGAGGCTTCGGCGAATCTGCCTGCGGGCGGATCGGTTGCGCTGAAGGGATCGGCTGGGCCGTTCAACCAGCAGGATGCTTCGGCTACAGCATTCTCAGGAAATCTTGAGATCAAACATCTCGATCCACTGGCTGCGGGATTTGTGGATGCTTCGGATGGCGTTACCGGCACGATCGACGACATGGTGCTGGATGCGGCGTGGAGCGGGACGCAGATGCATGTGACCAAGCTGCTGGTGGATACGCCGAAGCTGACGCTGGTGCAGAGCAATGGGCCGAAGCCGCCGAAGCCAGTAAAGGCGAATGCGGAGGGGTCGTCGATGCTGGATAACCTCACGGTGGATGATGCGCAGGTGAAGAACGGAACGATTACGCTGACGACGGCCGGCAAACCAGGCAGTGCGGTGTACAGCCAGGTGAATGCTCAGGTGACGAACCTTTCGCCGAAGACTGCTTCGCCGTTCAATCTGAGCGGTCAGTTGCCGAATGGTGGAAGCGTGAGCGCGAATGGTACGGCTGGACCGTTCAACCAGGCGAACAATGCGAGCACTCCAGTGAATGGGCAGGTGACGCTGAAGCATGTTGAGATTGGCACGGCGGGAGTGCTGCCGCCGGATGCTGGGATCAGCGGCGTGGCCGACCTGCAGGCGAAGATTCAGTCGAATGGGCAGACGCTGAATGCGCAGGGAGCTGCGACGGTTGTGGGGATCAAGCTGGCGAAGGATGGTGTGCCGTCGCCGAAGCCGGTGCAGTTGCAGTTTACGCTGACGCAGAATGAGCAGGCGATGAACGGCGTGGTGCAGCAGGCGGTGGTGACGATTGGCAGCGCGGTGATCAATCTGTCGGGGACGTATCAGACGAGTGGAGCTTCGACGGCGCTTAATATGAAGGTGGTTGGGAACGCGGTTTCGATCAATGAGCTGGAGGCGTTTTTGCCTTCGGTTGGAGTGCATCTGCCGACGGGCTCGCGGCTGCAGGGAGGGACGCTGACGACGTCGCTGGCGGTGACGGGGACCTCGGCTGCACCTGTGATTAGCGGGCCGGTGAGGATCGACAACACGGTGCTTGCGGGGTTCAATCTGGGATCGAAGCTGGGGGCGCTGTCGTCGCTTACGGGCGGGAGGATTGGTTCTTCCACGGGATCGGGGACGACGATTCGCTCTTTGAGTATGAATGTGCGCGAAGAGGGCGGAAATATTCGGACGGATAATATTGCGCTCGATGTGGCTGGAGTGGGGACGGCGACCGGTGCGGGGAGTGTGAGTGCCGGCGGGGCGCTGAACTACAACGTGGTGCTGAAGCTGACGGGCTTGATGGGTGGCGGAGGCGGGACGCAGCAGGCCAGCTCTGGCGGAGGCGCGGTGGCTGGGCTGGCTGGGGCGCTGGGCGGGTTTATTCCGGGCGGCGGTGCTGGTGGTGCTGCGCTGGGCGGGCTTGCGGGAGGAGTGCTGAAGGCGGGGATTCCTGTGGCGATTGGCGGGACTACGAGCAATCCTACGTTCAGCCCGAATGTGGCAGGGCTGGCTGGGGCGGTTGGGGCTAATGCGGCGAAGGGTCTGCTTGGCGGGCAGCTTGGCGGGCAGCAGAAGGGGAAGACTCCGGCAAATCCTCTCGGCAATGCGCTGGGTGGTTTGCTTGGGAAGCATTGA
- a CDS encoding TlyA family RNA methyltransferase, which yields MSNPTPPQRNKPSKSRIDKLLVDQGHAASRERAQALILAGRVLVDEQRIDKPGTSISSDAVIRLLGSDLKYVSRGGLKLEHALAHWSIRLTDVPCVDIGASTGGFTDCMLQSGAQSVLAVDTGYGQIAHKLRDDPRVTLRERTNARLLTHGELLIPHTPTPTFLAMDVSFISATLVLPAVLAALSTPDQPWQGTTILLVKPQFEAGRANIGKGGIVRDPDARQAAIERVRDCVIEQHGTALDLIDSPILGMEGNHEYLLHARFL from the coding sequence ATGAGCAACCCCACACCACCCCAGCGCAACAAGCCTTCGAAGTCCCGCATCGACAAGCTTCTCGTCGATCAAGGCCACGCCGCCTCCCGCGAACGCGCCCAGGCCCTCATCCTCGCCGGCCGCGTCCTCGTCGACGAGCAGCGCATTGACAAACCAGGCACCTCCATCTCCTCCGACGCCGTCATTCGCCTCCTCGGTTCCGATCTCAAATACGTCAGCCGCGGCGGCCTCAAGCTCGAGCACGCCCTCGCCCACTGGTCCATCCGCCTCACCGACGTCCCCTGCGTCGACATCGGAGCCTCCACGGGCGGCTTCACCGACTGCATGCTCCAATCCGGCGCACAATCTGTACTGGCCGTCGACACCGGCTACGGCCAGATCGCCCACAAGCTTCGCGACGATCCCCGCGTCACCCTCCGCGAGCGCACCAACGCCCGCCTCCTCACGCACGGCGAGCTCCTCATTCCCCACACCCCCACCCCAACCTTCCTCGCCATGGACGTCTCCTTCATCTCCGCGACCCTCGTTCTCCCTGCTGTCCTCGCAGCTCTCAGCACGCCCGATCAACCCTGGCAAGGCACCACCATCCTCCTCGTCAAGCCGCAGTTCGAAGCCGGCCGCGCCAACATCGGCAAGGGAGGCATCGTCCGCGACCCTGACGCCCGTCAAGCCGCCATCGAGCGCGTCCGCGACTGCGTCATCGAGCAGCACGGCACCGCCCTCGACCTCATCGACTCACCCATCCTCGGTATGGAGGGCAACCACGAGTACCTCCTCCACGCCCGCTTCCTCTAG
- a CDS encoding RNA polymerase sigma factor codes for MYRETGLVNSPPPSGQDDAVLLGLVQRGDEYAMAALFDRYSKVVYSVALRVLRDPAAAEDVLQEIFMQIWRNPDGFVATRGSLGGWLAVVSRNRSIDALRRKRPMESVDDMALASNYNLANEAERNSLVEKARGVINLLPVEQRKTLEMAFFDGLTHSEIAEMTGDPLGTVKTRIRSALTSLRKAFPA; via the coding sequence ATGTATAGAGAGACGGGACTCGTGAATTCACCACCACCCTCGGGGCAGGACGACGCTGTTCTGCTTGGGCTTGTGCAGAGGGGGGACGAGTACGCCATGGCGGCGCTGTTCGACCGCTATTCGAAGGTTGTGTACTCGGTGGCCCTTCGGGTTCTCCGCGACCCGGCCGCGGCGGAGGACGTGCTCCAGGAAATCTTCATGCAGATCTGGCGTAATCCTGATGGCTTTGTAGCAACCCGCGGTAGCCTTGGCGGCTGGCTCGCTGTGGTTTCGAGGAATCGGTCGATCGATGCGCTGCGTAGAAAGCGTCCGATGGAATCGGTCGACGATATGGCGCTGGCTTCGAACTACAATCTTGCGAACGAAGCGGAACGAAATAGTTTGGTGGAGAAGGCACGGGGTGTGATCAATCTGCTGCCGGTGGAGCAGCGTAAGACTCTGGAGATGGCATTTTTCGATGGATTGACGCACTCCGAGATTGCGGAGATGACGGGCGATCCGCTAGGTACGGTCAAGACAAGAATCCGCAGCGCGCTGACCTCGCTGAGAAAGGCGTTCCCAGCATGA
- a CDS encoding anti-sigma factor yields MSEPRRITSEDLALFAMQLLPAEEMAEIAAYVVRSEDARRELAEIQGDLAMYAHTVEMQSPSAEARDRLMKQVGREKKAIPIDRPVEAAAAASASASVAANDEFGSAAGSLYSTEEEPPKPGFAGRVLPWVGWAAAAALAVAAGSLYKEREGLRSAVTEQSSKIDYLTADAAAARQVLDAMTDSSALRVTLNVKGAPPAVPQGRATYVASKGTLIFLATNLEPLQPSKTYELWLIPAGAGQNPIPAGTFRPDAHGNASVIMPTLPKGVEAKAFGVTVEDEGGATTPTLPIVLVGAAAGE; encoded by the coding sequence ATGAGCGAGCCACGGCGTATTACATCAGAAGATCTGGCGTTGTTTGCCATGCAGCTGCTTCCCGCAGAAGAAATGGCGGAGATTGCCGCTTATGTGGTGCGGTCTGAGGACGCACGGCGGGAGTTGGCTGAGATTCAAGGCGACCTTGCAATGTACGCCCATACGGTGGAGATGCAGTCGCCGTCTGCGGAGGCTCGCGATCGTTTGATGAAGCAGGTCGGGCGCGAGAAGAAGGCGATTCCGATCGATCGTCCTGTTGAGGCTGCCGCTGCTGCCAGTGCGAGTGCGAGCGTGGCTGCGAATGATGAATTTGGAAGTGCGGCGGGGAGCCTCTACTCGACGGAGGAAGAACCGCCGAAGCCGGGCTTTGCCGGCAGGGTGCTGCCGTGGGTGGGCTGGGCGGCGGCTGCTGCTCTGGCTGTGGCGGCGGGCTCTCTCTACAAAGAGCGCGAGGGGCTTCGCAGCGCGGTGACGGAGCAGAGCAGCAAGATCGATTACCTGACCGCGGATGCAGCGGCGGCGCGACAGGTTCTGGATGCGATGACCGACAGCTCGGCGCTGAGGGTGACGTTGAACGTGAAGGGTGCACCACCGGCTGTTCCGCAGGGCAGAGCGACCTACGTGGCGAGCAAGGGGACGCTGATCTTCCTGGCGACGAACCTGGAACCGCTGCAGCCCTCGAAGACGTATGAGCTTTGGCTGATTCCGGCTGGCGCAGGACAGAATCCGATTCCTGCAGGTACGTTCCGTCCGGATGCGCATGGGAACGCCAGTGTCATTATGCCGACTCTGCCTAAGGGCGTGGAGGCGAAGGCGTTCGGTGTGACGGTGGAGGATGAAGGTGGGGCGACGACACCGACTCTGCCGATTGTCCTGGTTGGAGCTGCTGCTGGAGAGTAA
- a CDS encoding YncE family protein yields MHLASIEANGTTQSRPHRRSVRSATQALRATLSLAAVAAVLASVSGCGNNYRPVVSAINPVGPAAQPQKFAVAVSNTGTSDKPQPGLITFVDFSGDTILITANVGVNPYYLILNGGTTTTSTANTGYTLNSDHTFTSFDIDTQLLTSQILQTTLLPGANPVAILPEGVNTYVTDPTINPGQGVISQFTGSPLALRQQLSIDPAFTPVYTVGVTSAPRVYALSPSLTLGAPGQASTIEVATNTIDPTPLPVGVNPVYGVMTADAKRAFVLNQGDGTVSVINAQTNALDTVPVSQTNPTNPTNPIQLCIAPACSNPATVNPLWADFAPVRNEVLVANAGDGVNPGSLSIISIPLCSATAQVGNPNCDLNNPVDAIGFGTVVATVPVGVNPVMVGVLQDTTNSRAYVVNQGNKSLPCAAPGVAVTAATTTCTVSVINLNTNTVIATIPLPLSISIDAATPFKNGHPNYVAVTSGTPTGKVYVVSPDSNFMTVIRTDTDAIDTTVPLQGAGVSVRVTQP; encoded by the coding sequence TTGCACTTAGCAAGTATCGAAGCAAATGGAACCACCCAGTCGCGGCCACACCGGCGCTCCGTCAGGTCTGCAACTCAGGCCCTCCGCGCTACACTCAGCCTCGCAGCGGTCGCCGCCGTTCTGGCCTCGGTCAGTGGATGCGGCAACAACTACCGCCCCGTCGTCAGCGCCATTAACCCTGTCGGCCCCGCCGCCCAGCCGCAAAAGTTCGCCGTAGCCGTCTCCAACACCGGCACCTCCGACAAACCCCAGCCAGGTCTAATCACCTTCGTTGACTTCTCGGGAGACACCATCCTCATCACGGCCAACGTAGGTGTGAACCCCTACTACCTGATCCTCAATGGCGGCACCACCACCACCTCAACCGCCAACACCGGATACACGCTCAACAGCGACCACACCTTCACCAGCTTCGACATCGACACCCAGCTGCTCACCAGCCAGATCCTCCAGACCACCCTGCTCCCCGGCGCCAACCCGGTGGCCATCCTTCCCGAAGGTGTCAACACCTACGTCACCGACCCGACCATCAATCCCGGTCAGGGTGTCATCTCGCAGTTCACCGGCTCTCCCCTCGCGCTCCGCCAGCAGCTCTCCATAGACCCGGCCTTCACGCCCGTCTATACCGTCGGCGTAACCAGTGCTCCACGCGTATACGCCCTCAGCCCGAGCCTTACTCTAGGCGCACCCGGCCAGGCCAGCACCATCGAAGTGGCAACCAATACCATCGACCCTACGCCGCTTCCAGTAGGCGTCAATCCCGTCTACGGTGTCATGACCGCCGACGCCAAGCGCGCCTTCGTTCTCAATCAGGGCGACGGCACCGTCTCAGTCATCAACGCCCAGACCAACGCGCTCGACACGGTCCCGGTGAGCCAGACCAATCCCACGAACCCCACCAATCCCATCCAGCTTTGCATTGCCCCGGCATGCTCCAATCCTGCGACGGTCAACCCGCTCTGGGCAGACTTCGCGCCGGTTCGTAATGAGGTACTCGTCGCCAACGCAGGTGATGGCGTCAACCCAGGCTCGCTCAGCATCATCAGCATCCCCCTCTGCTCGGCGACCGCTCAGGTCGGCAACCCGAACTGCGACCTCAACAATCCAGTCGATGCCATCGGCTTCGGCACCGTCGTCGCGACCGTTCCAGTCGGTGTGAACCCGGTCATGGTCGGCGTCCTCCAGGACACCACCAACAGCCGCGCCTACGTCGTCAACCAGGGCAACAAGAGCCTGCCCTGCGCAGCCCCTGGCGTTGCCGTCACAGCCGCCACCACCACCTGCACGGTCTCGGTCATCAACCTCAACACCAACACCGTCATCGCAACCATCCCGCTACCTCTCAGCATTAGCATCGACGCCGCGACTCCGTTCAAAAACGGCCATCCGAACTACGTTGCCGTTACCAGCGGCACGCCCACCGGCAAGGTCTACGTCGTATCGCCGGACTCGAACTTCATGACCGTCATCCGCACCGATACGGATGCCATCGACACCACCGTCCCCCTGCAGGGCGCAGGCGTCTCGGTTCGCGTCACTCAACCCTAG
- a CDS encoding DUF92 domain-containing protein, giving the protein MGEEIQVSARDSQREAHWAKAIPRARDRWQSRWLVRVVTPLLVLGAVKACVSTVAAGSVRSLLFPVGFSVGFAGLVWMLRSATLPAAGVGLLVCLIAALVVRVPGGLGFFVRPALCALIALFVLTFVATRFGRRRKGARGLAEARSGRRASQVVANLGVAALCAAVGWYGWCLAALAEATADTMSSEIGQALGGPTWLITKFRRVPAGRDGGVSVAGSLSGVVGAGVVVLVGSNMVANRREMVVVLVSACAGLVFDSFLGATVEERGWLGNDLVNFASTLFAAGVAWLWL; this is encoded by the coding sequence ATGGGCGAGGAAATACAAGTTTCCGCGAGAGATTCGCAGAGAGAGGCGCACTGGGCAAAGGCGATTCCGCGGGCTCGGGACCGTTGGCAGTCGAGGTGGCTGGTCAGGGTGGTGACTCCGCTGCTTGTGCTGGGGGCGGTAAAGGCTTGCGTTTCGACGGTTGCGGCGGGTTCGGTGCGGTCGCTTCTCTTCCCGGTCGGGTTCAGCGTGGGGTTCGCCGGGTTGGTGTGGATGCTGCGATCGGCTACGCTGCCGGCGGCCGGGGTGGGACTGCTGGTGTGTCTGATTGCGGCGCTGGTGGTGAGAGTGCCGGGCGGTTTGGGATTTTTTGTGAGGCCTGCGCTGTGTGCTTTGATTGCGCTGTTTGTGCTCACCTTCGTCGCGACTCGATTTGGCAGGCGGAGAAAAGGGGCGCGCGGTCTGGCGGAGGCTCGAAGCGGAAGGCGCGCTTCGCAGGTGGTGGCGAACCTTGGAGTCGCAGCGTTGTGCGCGGCGGTTGGATGGTATGGTTGGTGCCTGGCGGCGCTGGCGGAGGCTACGGCGGATACGATGTCCTCCGAGATTGGGCAGGCGCTGGGTGGGCCGACGTGGTTGATCACGAAGTTTAGACGAGTGCCGGCGGGAAGAGATGGGGGGGTGAGCGTTGCGGGGAGTTTGAGCGGGGTGGTGGGTGCGGGGGTGGTGGTGTTGGTGGGTTCGAATATGGTTGCGAACCGGCGGGAGATGGTTGTTGTGCTTGTTTCAGCGTGCGCCGGGTTAGTTTTTGACAGCTTTCTTGGCGCGACTGTCGAGGAGCGCGGATGGTTGGGGAACGACCTGGTTAATTTTGCGTCAACGTTGTTTGCTGCAGGGGTGGCTTGGTTGTGGCTGTGA
- a CDS encoding YdcF family protein, with translation MIAPQSNLRSRSTTRGLFLRRVLGLLLLIATAWCIWVYVQIDTVASQDNAQPADAIAVFGAAEYLGHPSPVLHARLDHAVELYRKQIAPLVITLGGGTDKDSGNTEGGVGRDYLLANGIPFANIIAETRSIDTEQQVHRLAAIAHENNLHHIVVVSDGTHLFRIRQLCQDAGLDVYTSPRPSLGHISNYDLTMRYVHEIISYTALRLNINVAFLHSWLEGKPEV, from the coding sequence ATGATCGCGCCTCAATCCAATCTGCGCAGCAGAAGCACCACACGCGGTCTCTTCCTCCGCCGCGTCCTCGGGCTCTTGCTCCTCATCGCCACAGCGTGGTGCATCTGGGTCTATGTGCAGATCGACACCGTCGCCAGCCAGGACAACGCCCAGCCAGCCGACGCCATCGCCGTCTTCGGAGCAGCAGAGTACCTCGGCCACCCCTCCCCCGTTCTCCACGCCCGCCTCGATCACGCCGTCGAGCTCTACCGCAAACAGATCGCCCCGCTCGTCATCACCCTCGGCGGCGGCACCGACAAGGACTCCGGCAACACCGAAGGCGGAGTAGGCCGCGACTACCTCCTCGCCAACGGCATTCCCTTCGCCAACATCATCGCCGAGACCCGCTCCATCGACACCGAGCAGCAGGTCCACCGCCTCGCCGCCATCGCCCACGAGAACAATCTCCACCACATCGTCGTCGTCTCCGACGGCACTCATCTCTTCCGCATCCGCCAGCTCTGCCAGGACGCCGGCCTCGACGTCTACACCTCGCCCCGCCCCTCGCTCGGCCACATCAGCAACTACGACCTCACCATGCGCTACGTGCACGAGATCATCAGCTACACGGCCCTCCGCCTCAACATCAACGTAGCCTTCCTGCACAGCTGGCTCGAAGGCAAACCCGAAGTCTAG
- a CDS encoding L-threonylcarbamoyladenylate synthase, with protein sequence MTAETLRIHPDEPEPALIDYVVASLNNGNVVALPTDTFYGLAVDPVNLQAVDRIYDLKARARHKPLSLLIAEVAQAYEIARQLDSAFDRLAEKFWPGPLTIVVKAGSRLPLRVTANTGNLALRVPEAAIPRAVVTRLGLPITATSANLAGHPECAYATGVREQLGDKIPLIVDGGPTARTTATTIVDLSGGGNSWMILREGAIPTHEIALALQH encoded by the coding sequence TTGACGGCCGAAACACTCCGCATCCATCCCGACGAGCCCGAACCAGCGCTCATCGACTACGTCGTCGCCAGCCTCAACAACGGCAACGTTGTCGCCCTCCCCACCGACACCTTCTACGGCCTCGCCGTCGACCCCGTCAATCTCCAGGCCGTCGACCGCATCTACGACCTCAAAGCCCGCGCCCGCCACAAGCCTCTCTCGCTCCTCATAGCCGAGGTGGCCCAGGCCTACGAGATCGCCCGCCAGCTCGACTCCGCCTTCGACCGCCTCGCCGAAAAGTTCTGGCCCGGCCCGCTCACCATCGTCGTCAAAGCAGGCTCCAGGCTCCCCCTCCGCGTCACCGCCAACACCGGCAACCTCGCCCTCCGCGTCCCCGAAGCCGCCATCCCCCGCGCCGTCGTCACCCGCCTCGGCCTTCCCATCACCGCAACTTCCGCCAACCTCGCCGGCCACCCCGAGTGCGCCTACGCCACCGGCGTCCGCGAGCAGCTCGGCGACAAGATCCCCCTCATCGTCGACGGCGGCCCCACCGCCCGCACCACCGCCACCACCATCGTCGACCTCTCCGGCGGCGGCAACTCCTGGATGATCCTCCGCGAAGGAGCCATCCCCACCCACGAGATCGCACTCGCCCTCCAGCACTAA